In one window of Bemisia tabaci chromosome 4, PGI_BMITA_v3 DNA:
- the Letm1 gene encoding mitochondrial proton/calcium exchanger protein has protein sequence MNHFVSNQVTPALKSAWYLRNLCGCQSRTGSARTCDLVLKLPCPLMSLRCTRFYGTYHSRCLGASSSVLQNSTGTKYDTGTFRNSAAPVQLHSLDLSRSFRTFSPLYCSPLKPSSRVEETVSALKEKAKEKVEATKKEQAAEPTVVAVPPKKSLKQKIKDELLHYYHGFRLLGIDIKVSSKLVWRVLNGKSLSRREYNLLVRTMSDMFRLVPFSVFIIVPFMEFLLPVFIKFFPGMLPSTFQTSSDKEAKIVQNLKIKLEMAKFLQKTLDNMSVHGVDDGNPSESAAKLAEFFKKVKESGGIVTSEEILKMSKLFRDEITLDSLSKPQLAALCRVLEIQPIGTSNVLRFQLRMKLRSLAADDIWIRKEGIDSLSVPELQAACRARGMRAYGLTAERLKEQLEQWIHLSLNEKVPPSLLLLSRALMLSSSDVPLDQIKATISALPETMVSSVQAEIGEIEGKPDNKLKIALIQEEVRKISEERKEEYEELKAEKKEAVKDPELLEDKAPELTDTTGIAPTPVTVAKAPADVPVRETVTEKVVPDLVAQGSAVHKEEELTSKDLAQIEDAISVLTVNGKKKLLVEKDELEQLKEELADYQADVLELKEALKETDPTHVIPKVKESKAANRLFKRMNKMINQLDHVRDNLEKKGAEIKKTLEVETVEDKKSDELVKIDELLSAIQKIQTLPDSSKLEKIAEVLSEIDKDHDGLIRIDVVLRVLELIGNENVKLNKKQIDELIELVAKEEMIELEEHIAQALKQDMQKSKEDKESESQNPKSGSSSSSSSSSESSSNDSKSSQNKIKKSTLEMTKEITEKTRKSDDSSGDKQSCNVPPPKQTVSVKSVDIQKKSDPLKPNNEPKNL, from the exons ATGAATCACTTTGTCAGTAATCAAGTTACTCCAGCTCTAAAATCAGCTTGGTACCTTCGAA ATTTGTGTGGCTGTCAAAGTAGGACAGGTAGTGCCAGAACTTGCGATCTCGTCCTCAAACTTCCTTGTCCCTTAATGAGTCTCAGGTGCACTCGATTTTATGGTACTTACCACAGCAGATGTCTTGGTGCTAGCAGCtcagttttgcaaaattccacAGGTACCAAATATGATACAGGCACCTTTAGAAACTCAGCAGCCCCTGTTCAGCTGCACTCTTTGGATCTCTCTCGAAGTTTCCGCACGTTCAGCCCATTATACTGCAGCCCACTGAAACCATCATCCAGAGTGGAAGAAACAGTTTCAGCTCTCAAGGAAAAAGCGAAGGAGAAAGTTGAAGCCACGAAAAAAGAACAGGCAGCAGAGCCAACAGTAGTGGCAGTGCCGCCAAAGAAAAgtttgaagcaaaaaataaaagatgaacttttgcatTACTATCATGGTTTTAGACTATTAGGAATCGATATTAAAGTCTCATCAAAGCTTGTTTGGAGAGTTCTGAATGGAAAGAGCTTGAGCCGCAGAGAATACAATTTG cTCGTCAGAACAATGTCTGACATGTTCCGTCTTGTTCCTTTCTCCGTTTTCATCATTGTTCCTTTCATGGAATTCCTTTTGCCAGtgttcatcaaatttttcccaGGAATGTTACCATCAACTTTTCAAACTTCTTCAGATAAA gaaGCAAAAATTGTACAAAACCTAAAAATCAAACTGGAAATGGCAAAGTTCCTTCAAAAAACTTTGGACAACATGTCAGTCCATGGAGTTGATGATGGCAACCCATCAGAGTCAGCTGCCAAACTCGCAGaattcttcaaaaaa GTCAAAGAATCAGGGGGAATAGTGACAAGTGAAGAAATTCTAAAGATGTCTAAACTCTTTCGGGATGAAATCACTCTCGATTCATTGTCCAAGCCTCAACTGGCTGCTTTGTGCAGAGTCCTGGAAATCCAACCCATAGGAACGTCCAATGTACTTAGATTTCAGTTGCGGATGAAACTGAGAAGTTTAGCTGCTGACGACATT tggATCCGGAAAGAAGGGATTGATTCCCTCTCAGTGCCAGAGCTTCAGGCTGCATGCAGGGCTCGAGGCATGCGCGCTTATGGGTTGACTGCAGAAAGGCTGAAAGAGCAGTTGGAGCAGTGGATACATTTAAGTCTTAATGAAAAAGTTCCTCCGTCTTTACTTTTATTGTCCAGAGCTCTCATGCTTTCATCATCCGATGTTCCACTTGATCAGATCAAGGCTACTATCTCTGCACTTCCGGAAACTATG GTTTCCTCAGTGCAAGCTGAAATTGGTGAAATTGAAGGTAAGCCTGACAACAAGTTGAAGATCGCCTTGATCCAGGAAGAAGTTCGCAAGATTTCagaagaaaggaaagaagaatATGAAGAGTTGAAA GCTGAGAAGAAAGAGGCCGTTAAAGATCCAGAGTTACTGGAGGACAAAGCTCCTGAACTTACGGACACAACTGGCATTGCTCCAACTCCTGTCACCGTGGCCAAAGCACCCGCAGATGTTCCTGTAAGAGAAACTGTCACGGAAAAAGTCGTTCCTGATCTTGTTGCACAAGGCTCAGCCGTCCATAAAGAAGAA gagCTTACCAGCAAAGATCTTGCTCAAATTGAAGATGCTATCTCCGTGTTAACAGTTAATGGTAAGAAGAAGTTATTGGTGGAAAAAGATGAACTGGAACAACTTAAAGAAGAACTGGCTGACTACCAAGCG GATGTCCTGGAATTGAAAGAGGCTTTGAAAGAGACTGACCCAACTCATGTCATTCCGAAAGTCAAGGAGTCTAAAGCTGCTAATCGACTTTTCAAACGAATGAACAAGATGATAAACCAACTGGACCACGTTCGAGATAATTTGGAGAAGAAAGGTGCTGAAATCAAGAAAACGTTGGAAGTTGAAACCGTTGAAGACAAAAAGAG tgatgagcTTGTAAAAATTGATGAACTACTTAGTGCTATCCAGAAAATCCAAACTTTGCCCGACTCATcgaaactggaaaaaattgcTGAGGTGCTCAGCGAGATTGACAAGGATCATGATGGACTCATTCGAATTGATGTTGTTCTAAGG GTTTTGGAGCTTATTGGCAACGAAAATGTGAAGTTGAACAAGAAACAGATTGATGAACTGATAGAACTTGTAGCGAAGGAAGAAATGATCGAGTTGGAAGAGCACATAGCACAAGCACTGAAACAAGACATGCAAAAGAGCAAAGAAGATAAAGAATCTGAAagccaaaatccaaaatcagGGTCCTCTTCATCTTCAAGTTCATCTAGCGAATCAAGTTCGAACGATTCAAAATCTAgccaaaacaaaataaaaaagtcaaCTCTGGAAATGACGAAAGAGATCACGGAAAAAACGCGGAAATCAGATGATTCGAGCGGTGATAAACAAAGCTGCAATGTTCCACCGCCAAAACAGACCGTCAGCGTCAAATCTGTGGACATTCAGAAGAAGTCTGATCCTTTAAAACCCAACAATGAACCGAAAAACCTGTGA